One window from the genome of Penaeus monodon isolate SGIC_2016 chromosome 4, NSTDA_Pmon_1, whole genome shotgun sequence encodes:
- the LOC119572504 gene encoding vicilin-like seed storage protein At2g18540, translating into SSRNSSKDKETKREKKETKANDKREPKAKKMEKMKRREQRAKPRQARRNKERSQNEAKSERRREKEREKNESRKKTKKKEKEENEKKKKKKEERRERERRRERERDREKREREKRAREKKRRKESRERTRQEQSKERAKSENQEQSDEREREQRGGEQRRDQEESQRGDESQRARAKEREPKSESQRARAKEREPKSESQRARAKEREPKSESQRARAKEREPKSESQRTRAKEREPKREEPKKERTQRARAKTRARREPKSGAKDESQRSESQRARAKEARAKEARAKE; encoded by the exons aagacaaagagaccaagagagagaagaaagagacgaaagcAAATGATAAGAGAGAACCAAAagcgaagaaaatggaaaagatgaaaagaagagagcaaAGAGCGAAGCCAAGACAGGCAAGAAGGAACAAAGAGCGAAGCCAAAACGAagcaaagagcgagagaagaagagagaaagagagagagaagaacgagagcagaaagaaaacaaagaaaaaagaaaaagaagaaaatgagaaaaagaagaaaaagaaagaggagagaagagagagagagagaagaagagagagagagagagacagagagaagagagagagagagaagagagcgagagagaagaagagacgaaaggagagtagagaaagaacGAGACAAGAGCAGAGCAAAGAGAGAGCCAAGAGCGAGAACCAAGAgcagagcgacgagagagagcgagagcaaaggGGCGGAGAGCAAAGACGAGACCAAGAGGAGAGCCaaagaggaga cgagagccagagagcgagagccaaAGAACGAGAGCCAAAGAGCGAGAGCCAAAGAGCGAGAGCCAAAGAGCGAGAGCCAAAGAGCGAGAGCCAAAGAGCGAGAGCCAAAGAGCGAGAGCCAAAGAGCGAGAGCCAAAGAGCGAGAGCCAAAGAGCGAGAGCCAAAGAGCGAGAGCCAAAGAACGAGAGCCAAAGAACGAGAGCCAAAGAGAGAAgagccaaagaaagagagaacacaaaGAGCGAGAGCCAAGACGAGAGCCAGGCGAGAGCCAAAGAGCGGAGCCAAAGACGAGAGCCAAAGAAGCGAGAGCCAAAGAGCGAGAGCCAAAGAAGCGAGAGCCAAAGA AGCGAGAGCCAAAGAATGA